Proteins from one Ramlibacter sp. PS4R-6 genomic window:
- a CDS encoding SRPBCC family protein — protein MQYRRTATNIGWIAGAAALAGAAAYLMRDQGVRVYRTIDNDIALAHTRDLARVSPEQMYTGAAVTVGLAGLLLWALKRDRGTTEGGIQQTEETIDINVPVSTAYNQWTQFEEFPRFMPTVESVKQLDDAHLHWKAKVAGKMKEWDSEITQQIPDQLIEWRSTGGVKNGGTVTFDKIGENKTRVCLRLWYSPEDATEKAGGLLGGVKLTAKGNLKRFKQLLERRGAETGAWRGEIAPAH, from the coding sequence CTGCCGCCTACCTGATGCGAGACCAGGGCGTGCGCGTCTACCGCACCATCGACAACGACATCGCGCTGGCCCACACCCGCGACCTCGCGCGCGTGTCGCCCGAGCAGATGTACACCGGCGCCGCCGTCACCGTGGGCCTGGCCGGCCTGCTGCTGTGGGCGCTGAAGCGTGACCGCGGAACCACCGAGGGCGGCATCCAGCAGACCGAAGAGACCATCGACATCAACGTGCCGGTGAGCACCGCCTACAACCAGTGGACGCAGTTCGAGGAGTTCCCGCGCTTCATGCCCACCGTCGAATCGGTGAAGCAGCTGGACGACGCGCACCTGCACTGGAAGGCCAAGGTGGCCGGCAAGATGAAGGAGTGGGATTCGGAGATCACGCAGCAGATCCCCGACCAGCTGATCGAATGGCGCAGCACCGGCGGCGTGAAGAACGGCGGCACCGTGACCTTCGACAAGATCGGCGAGAACAAGACGCGCGTGTGCCTGCGCCTCTGGTACTCGCCCGAGGACGCCACCGAAAAGGCCGGCGGCTTGCTGGGTGGCGTGAAGCTGACGGCTAAGGGCAACTTGAAGCGCTTCAAGCAGCTGCTGGAACGCCGCGGCGCCGAAACCGGCGCCTGGCGCGGCGAAATCGCCCCGGCGCACTGA
- a CDS encoding aminotransferase-like domain-containing protein: protein MPFAARLNNVETSAIRELFKLLGKPGIISFAGGFPDSAMFDVAGIQEAANLALKEEPGGALQYGATEGYEPLRMQLAAFMHTKGVKDLQPNDLIVTTGSQQALDLLGKTLIDPGDKVIVEAPTFLATIQCFRLYGADLVTAPIDANGVQVDKLEALIKQHKPKFVYLIPTFGNPSGATLSKERRLKVLELAARYKTLVVEDDPYGDLYFGEPPPPSLLALSSDVPGSREWIAHCGSMSKVLSPGLRVGWMIAPPELLAKATMCKQFSDAHTSTFAQATAAQYLKAGRMPDTLARVRKVYAERAQAMGDALEKELGDAIEFTRPNGGLFFWAQLTGAGGKVKDAGELAKRAIEKGVAFVPGAPFYAREPDRATLRLSFATVGVDRMVEGVQRIGKSI from the coding sequence ATCCCTTTCGCAGCCCGCCTCAACAACGTCGAAACCTCCGCCATCCGGGAGCTGTTCAAGCTGCTCGGCAAACCCGGCATCATCAGCTTTGCCGGCGGCTTCCCCGACAGCGCCATGTTCGACGTGGCCGGCATCCAGGAAGCGGCCAACCTGGCCCTGAAGGAAGAACCCGGCGGCGCGCTGCAGTACGGCGCCACCGAAGGCTACGAGCCGCTGCGCATGCAGCTGGCCGCCTTCATGCACACCAAGGGCGTGAAGGACCTGCAGCCCAACGACCTGATCGTTACCACCGGCAGCCAGCAGGCGCTGGACCTCCTGGGCAAGACGCTCATCGACCCGGGCGACAAGGTGATCGTCGAAGCGCCCACCTTCCTGGCCACCATCCAGTGCTTCCGCCTCTATGGCGCCGACCTGGTCACCGCGCCCATCGACGCCAACGGCGTGCAGGTGGACAAGCTCGAGGCCCTGATCAAGCAGCACAAGCCGAAGTTCGTGTACCTGATCCCCACCTTCGGCAACCCGAGCGGCGCCACGCTGAGCAAGGAGCGCCGCCTGAAGGTGCTGGAGCTCGCGGCCAGGTACAAGACGCTGGTGGTCGAGGACGACCCGTACGGCGACCTCTACTTCGGCGAGCCGCCGCCCCCGAGCCTGCTGGCCCTGAGCAGCGACGTGCCCGGCAGCCGCGAGTGGATCGCGCACTGCGGGAGCATGAGCAAGGTGCTGAGCCCCGGCCTGCGCGTGGGCTGGATGATCGCGCCGCCCGAGCTGCTGGCCAAGGCGACGATGTGCAAGCAGTTCAGCGACGCGCACACGAGCACGTTCGCGCAGGCGACGGCGGCGCAGTACCTGAAGGCGGGACGGATGCCGGACACGCTGGCGCGTGTGCGGAAGGTTTATGCGGAGCGGGCGCAGGCGATGGGGGATGCGCTGGAGAAGGAGCTGGGCGATGCGATCGAGTTCACGCGGCCGAATGGGGGGTTGTTCTTCTGGGCGCAGCTGACGGGGGCGGGCGGGAAGGTGAAGGATGCGGGGGAGTTGGCGAAGAGGGCGATTGAGAAGGGGGTGGCGTTTGTGCCGGGGGCGCCGTTTTATGCGAGGGAGCCGGATCGAGCGACGCTTAGGTTGTCGTTTGCGACGGTAGGGGTAGATCGGATGGTTGAGGGGGTACAACGCATAGGGAAAAGCATTTAA
- a CDS encoding DUF4435 domain-containing protein, translating into MRSLYWKKQKMAKGLPKRLIEELITRWKLEQLRQVLLEGDLDHRFLRLISRESHCPNSLKELDHIPIDAVHVSDETLSAFGLTQGNKQRVVAVGRYVQREGVSEGFRCIVDADLDRLRGINLSSESVVYTDYACMESYMWHQTALRQTLHYFRCEESVKSDADVQSLYDSISAVCKMLAGIRLIHAENPQWNLELHRSNASLSISQLTVNIDLAAYLTQCKPRKQDRAEIDKKLSDALRMMDAHRAVSVLNGHDLIWLVAFAIKELTAGPKRVVEEEQVLQSMLVHAVAKPELMHQPLFENLVSWAT; encoded by the coding sequence ATGAGGTCGTTGTACTGGAAGAAGCAAAAAATGGCTAAGGGGTTACCGAAGAGACTAATCGAAGAATTGATTACCCGATGGAAGCTGGAGCAACTGCGCCAAGTGTTGCTCGAGGGCGATTTGGATCATCGTTTCCTGCGTCTTATTAGTCGAGAATCACACTGTCCGAACTCGCTGAAGGAACTGGATCACATCCCCATAGATGCCGTCCATGTGTCCGATGAGACTCTATCCGCTTTCGGTCTCACACAAGGCAATAAACAACGAGTAGTAGCTGTTGGACGGTATGTCCAAAGGGAGGGCGTTTCCGAAGGGTTTCGGTGCATCGTGGACGCTGACCTCGATAGATTGCGAGGGATCAATCTCTCCTCGGAATCTGTTGTCTACACCGATTACGCATGCATGGAGTCATATATGTGGCACCAGACGGCGCTTCGGCAGACGCTCCATTACTTTCGCTGCGAGGAGAGTGTCAAATCTGATGCCGACGTCCAGTCTTTGTACGACTCGATCTCTGCCGTTTGCAAAATGCTCGCGGGTATTCGGCTCATACACGCCGAAAATCCGCAGTGGAACTTGGAATTGCATCGCTCGAACGCGAGCTTGTCAATTTCCCAGTTAACTGTAAACATTGACTTGGCCGCTTACTTAACGCAGTGCAAGCCACGAAAGCAGGATCGAGCTGAGATAGACAAGAAATTGTCGGATGCATTGAGGATGATGGACGCGCACCGTGCAGTTTCCGTACTAAATGGTCACGACCTGATCTGGCTCGTTGCGTTCGCGATTAAGGAGTTGACCGCGGGGCCGAAGCGCGTGGTGGAAGAAGAGCAGGTGCTCCAATCTATGTTGGTGCACGCAGTTGCAAAGCCGGAACTGATGCATCAGCCCCTTTTTGAGAATCTGGTGTCATGGGCCACGTAG
- a CDS encoding AAA family ATPase — protein MEPKDQDDKVDSDSHAADAIRITSISIGKLFGSYDYELKLAAPHIGEQVRILYGENGLGKTNILAILFHLLSPHERRNHRNSLAKIKFQSVLVSLSNGIQVSARRPEGKLDGGFRCEVTTKRGLRLLGGWNFVLEGETPKPEIAEFLHNASPETLRLLEDATPSKSSKARSKALTATRKSELVAQQVALNELVLRYFKSETNPLMGEQPFLQALAASVPPVYFLSADRIFSSDKIERDEGTADTDLRPGRMSTELLLTKGRERTLSRAIKAASDALSTRAVTATRFGSSTMHSIYAGLIERLASRHATRETLATPVDQLVSTLEGLQGQYDRFSTYGLSSSLNAVSIIKNLRAVKSAEREVASDILQPYVDSLTEQAKSLEDAYGPIHRLVSTINQFLYDKQVGFTLGRGLYVANGRGEVLAPKDLSSGEQQLLLLFCHITIAHNTGGIFIVDEPELSLNIKWQRRLVRSLLELDTHRNLQFILASHSMEVITAFRDEVVVLEEAKNG, from the coding sequence ATGGAACCAAAAGATCAAGACGACAAGGTGGATAGCGATTCGCATGCTGCGGATGCCATTCGCATTACAAGCATCTCCATCGGAAAGCTCTTCGGGTCGTACGACTATGAGCTTAAACTCGCGGCGCCGCACATCGGTGAGCAAGTCAGAATCCTCTACGGAGAGAATGGCCTGGGTAAGACGAATATCTTGGCTATCCTTTTTCACCTGCTGTCACCCCACGAGCGTCGAAACCATCGCAACTCGCTCGCCAAGATCAAATTCCAATCAGTTCTCGTCTCGCTGTCCAATGGAATACAAGTCTCTGCGCGACGGCCAGAAGGCAAACTGGATGGCGGATTTCGCTGTGAAGTCACTACTAAGCGAGGCTTGAGGCTTCTTGGCGGATGGAATTTTGTCCTTGAAGGTGAGACCCCAAAGCCCGAAATCGCCGAATTCCTTCATAACGCGTCTCCCGAAACGCTTCGACTCCTAGAAGACGCGACTCCATCCAAGAGTTCAAAAGCGCGATCAAAGGCTCTAACTGCCACCAGAAAATCAGAGTTGGTGGCGCAGCAGGTCGCCTTGAACGAATTGGTACTCCGATATTTCAAGAGCGAAACCAATCCATTGATGGGAGAGCAGCCGTTTTTGCAAGCTCTCGCAGCAAGTGTCCCCCCTGTCTACTTCTTAAGCGCGGATCGAATTTTTTCATCTGACAAGATCGAACGCGACGAAGGTACAGCTGACACCGACCTGCGTCCTGGTCGTATGTCCACGGAACTCTTGCTTACCAAAGGGCGGGAGCGAACTCTTTCTCGAGCTATTAAGGCTGCCTCCGATGCACTTTCAACGCGTGCCGTCACCGCCACAAGATTCGGTTCATCGACTATGCATAGCATTTATGCGGGGCTGATCGAGCGGCTCGCCTCGCGCCACGCGACTCGCGAAACTCTGGCAACCCCAGTCGACCAGCTGGTTTCAACTCTCGAGGGGCTTCAAGGGCAATACGATCGTTTTTCCACCTACGGCCTATCTTCTTCACTCAATGCCGTTTCGATCATCAAGAACTTGCGAGCGGTGAAATCTGCGGAGCGCGAGGTGGCGAGCGATATCTTGCAACCGTACGTCGACAGCCTTACGGAGCAAGCCAAGAGCTTAGAGGATGCATACGGGCCGATTCATAGACTCGTGTCCACTATTAACCAGTTCTTGTATGACAAACAAGTGGGTTTCACGCTCGGACGGGGCTTGTATGTAGCAAACGGCCGCGGAGAGGTTCTTGCGCCGAAAGATTTGTCTTCAGGCGAACAGCAACTTCTTCTGCTCTTTTGCCATATCACGATTGCGCACAACACAGGCGGAATCTTTATCGTCGACGAGCCGGAGCTTTCCTTGAACATCAAGTGGCAGCGGAGGCTCGTGCGCTCGCTATTAGAGCTCGACACGCATAGAAACCTGCAGTTCATTCTTGCGTCGCACTCTATGGAGGTCATCACAGCATTTCGAGATGAGGTCGTTGTACTGGAAGAAGCAAAAAATGGCTAA
- a CDS encoding S-(hydroxymethyl)glutathione dehydrogenase/class III alcohol dehydrogenase, whose product MKTRAAVAWQSGQPLTIETLDLDGPRAGEVLVEIKATGICHTDWFTLSGADPEGLFPAVLGHEGAGIVVDVGPGVTSLKPGDHVIPLYTPECRQCKFCLSRKTNLCQLIRGTQGKGLMPDGTARFSLGGKPVLHYMGTSTFSNYIVAPEIAMAKIRSDAPFDKVCYIGCGVTTGVGAVIFTAKVEAGANVVVFGLGGIGLNVIQGAAMVGADKIIGVDVNPRREAMARQFGMTHFLNPKDHANIVDAIVQLTDGGADYSFECIGNTTTMRQALECCHKGWGQSIIIGVAPAGAEIATRPFQLVTGRQWKGSAFGGARGRTDVPKIVDWYMEGKLKIDPLITHKLKLEDINKGFELMKAGESIRSVVEF is encoded by the coding sequence ATGAAAACCCGAGCCGCAGTAGCCTGGCAGTCCGGCCAACCCCTCACCATCGAAACCCTAGACCTCGACGGCCCCCGCGCCGGTGAGGTCCTCGTCGAGATCAAGGCCACCGGCATCTGCCACACCGACTGGTTCACGCTCTCCGGCGCCGACCCCGAAGGCCTGTTCCCTGCCGTGCTCGGCCACGAAGGCGCGGGCATTGTGGTCGACGTCGGCCCAGGCGTCACCTCGCTCAAGCCCGGCGACCACGTCATCCCGCTCTACACGCCCGAGTGCCGGCAGTGCAAGTTCTGCCTGTCGCGCAAGACCAACCTGTGCCAGCTGATTCGCGGCACGCAGGGCAAGGGCCTGATGCCGGACGGCACAGCGCGCTTTTCGCTCGGCGGCAAGCCGGTGCTGCACTACATGGGCACGTCCACGTTCAGCAACTACATCGTCGCGCCCGAGATCGCGATGGCGAAGATCCGCAGCGACGCGCCTTTCGACAAGGTCTGCTACATCGGCTGCGGCGTCACCACGGGCGTGGGCGCGGTGATCTTCACGGCCAAGGTGGAGGCGGGCGCCAACGTGGTGGTGTTCGGCCTGGGCGGCATCGGGCTCAACGTGATCCAGGGCGCCGCGATGGTGGGCGCCGACAAGATCATCGGCGTGGACGTCAACCCGCGCCGCGAGGCGATGGCGCGCCAGTTCGGCATGACGCACTTCCTCAACCCCAAGGACCACGCCAACATCGTCGACGCCATCGTGCAGCTGACCGACGGCGGCGCGGACTACAGCTTCGAGTGCATCGGCAACACCACCACCATGCGGCAGGCGCTGGAGTGCTGCCACAAGGGCTGGGGCCAGAGCATCATCATCGGCGTGGCCCCGGCCGGCGCCGAGATCGCCACGCGTCCCTTCCAGCTGGTCACGGGCCGGCAGTGGAAGGGGTCGGCGTTCGGCGGCGCGCGCGGCCGCACCGACGTGCCGAAGATCGTCGACTGGTACATGGAGGGCAAGTTGAAAATCGACCCGCTCATCACGCACAAGCTCAAGCTCGAAGACATCAACAAGGGCTTCGAGCTGATGAAGGCCGGCGAGTCGATCCGCTCGGTGGTGGAGTTCTAG
- a CDS encoding hydroxyacylglutathione hydrolase: protein MIVERIWTGNSLRNYNYLVACPETGEALAIDPLDSEKTLATARVKGWQITQVLNTHEHHDHIGGNAAVVAATGAKVIAHHKAAGVIPGVDRGVKAGDVIKVGKHIELECLDTPGHTMCHICLRSHTDQPALFSGDTLFNAGAGNVHNGGNVDDLFATFVNQLAKLPDNTRVYPGHDYIENNLRFTLDREPDNAAAQEMLPKVTGHDPATSIVTTLADEKRINTFMRLASPSVAARLREKFPELPERPDAKTVFTRLRQLRNSW from the coding sequence ATGATCGTCGAACGCATCTGGACGGGCAATTCGCTGCGCAACTACAACTACCTGGTGGCGTGCCCCGAGACGGGCGAGGCGCTGGCCATCGACCCGCTGGACAGCGAAAAGACGCTGGCCACCGCGCGCGTGAAGGGCTGGCAGATCACGCAGGTGCTCAACACGCACGAACACCACGACCACATCGGCGGCAACGCCGCGGTGGTGGCCGCCACGGGCGCTAAGGTCATCGCGCACCACAAGGCGGCCGGCGTCATCCCCGGCGTGGACCGCGGCGTGAAGGCGGGCGACGTGATCAAGGTGGGCAAGCACATCGAGCTGGAATGCCTGGACACGCCGGGCCACACGATGTGCCACATCTGCCTGCGCTCGCACACCGACCAGCCCGCGCTGTTCTCGGGCGACACACTGTTCAACGCGGGCGCCGGCAACGTGCACAACGGCGGCAACGTCGACGACCTGTTCGCCACGTTCGTCAACCAGCTGGCAAAGCTGCCCGACAACACGCGCGTCTATCCGGGGCACGACTACATCGAGAACAACCTGCGCTTCACGCTCGATAGGGAGCCCGACAACGCCGCGGCCCAGGAGATGCTGCCGAAGGTGACGGGGCACGACCCGGCCACTTCCATCGTCACCACGCTGGCGGACGAGAAGCGGATCAATACGTTCATGCGGCTGGCCAGCCCGAGCGTCGCGGCCAGGCTGCGCGAGAAGTTTCCGGAGCTGCCAGAGCGGCCGGATGCGAAGACGGTGTTCACGCGCTTGCGGCAGCTTCGCAACAGCTGGTGA
- a CDS encoding NADH:flavin oxidoreductase/NADH oxidase, producing MHSNGPAPAPRLFTPWHLGPLELPNRIVIAPMCQYSAQDGSATDWHDVHLGHLALSGAGLLILEATAVSARGRISPTDLGLYSDDNEAALQRVIGTIRKHSPIALAIQISHAGRKGSSEAPWDGGAQIKPDEPRGWKTEAPSAVPHAQGEDPPEALDRAGMERIKADFVQATKRAARLGFDGLEVHGAHGYLLHQFLSPIANKRTDDYGGTLENRMRFPLEVFDAVRAAFPAGKPVWMRISATDWVPGGWDIEGTVAMAKVLKGKGCAAIHVTTGGVSPQQAIKLGPGYQVPYAQRVKSEAQVPTIAVGLITEPEQAEAIIANEEADAVSLARAMLYDPRWPWHAAAKLGAKVFAPKQYWRCQPREYKDLFDGMRFGQR from the coding sequence ATGCATTCCAACGGACCTGCCCCCGCACCCCGCCTCTTCACCCCTTGGCACCTCGGCCCCCTCGAGCTCCCCAACCGCATCGTCATCGCCCCCATGTGCCAGTACTCGGCGCAGGACGGCTCGGCCACCGACTGGCATGACGTGCACCTGGGCCACCTGGCACTATCGGGCGCCGGCCTGTTGATCCTGGAAGCCACGGCCGTCAGCGCGCGCGGCCGCATCTCGCCCACCGACCTGGGCCTGTACTCCGACGACAACGAGGCGGCGCTCCAGCGCGTGATCGGCACGATCCGCAAGCATTCGCCCATCGCGCTGGCCATCCAGATCTCGCACGCGGGCCGCAAGGGGTCGAGCGAAGCGCCATGGGACGGCGGCGCGCAGATCAAGCCCGATGAACCACGCGGCTGGAAGACCGAGGCGCCCAGCGCGGTGCCGCACGCGCAAGGCGAAGACCCGCCCGAGGCGCTGGACCGCGCCGGCATGGAGCGCATCAAGGCTGACTTCGTGCAGGCCACGAAGCGCGCGGCGCGCCTGGGCTTCGACGGGTTGGAGGTGCATGGTGCGCACGGCTACCTGCTGCACCAGTTCCTGTCGCCCATCGCGAACAAGCGCACCGACGACTACGGCGGCACCCTGGAGAACCGCATGCGATTCCCGCTGGAGGTGTTCGACGCCGTGCGCGCGGCGTTCCCGGCCGGCAAGCCGGTGTGGATGCGCATTTCCGCCACCGACTGGGTGCCCGGCGGCTGGGACATCGAAGGCACGGTGGCCATGGCCAAGGTGCTCAAGGGCAAGGGCTGCGCGGCGATCCATGTAACGACGGGCGGCGTCTCCCCGCAGCAGGCGATCAAGCTCGGGCCTGGCTACCAGGTGCCGTATGCGCAGCGGGTGAAGTCCGAAGCGCAAGTGCCGACGATCGCGGTGGGCCTGATCACCGAGCCCGAGCAGGCCGAGGCGATCATCGCGAACGAAGAGGCCGATGCGGTGTCATTGGCGCGGGCGATGCTCTACGACCCGAGGTGGCCGTGGCACGCGGCGGCGAAGCTGGGCGCCAAGGTGTTCGCGCCCAAGCAGTATTGGCGCTGCCAACCGCGCGAGTACAAGGACTTGTTCGACGGGATGAGGTTCGGGCAGCGCTAG
- the trxC gene encoding thioredoxin TrxC: MHIVCPHCHTTNRVQPDQLGLSPTCGSCKQRLFTGHAVALDSAAFDKHVSRSQIPVLVDFWASWCGPCRAMAPAYEQAAARLEPHMRLAKVDTEAVPVIAQRYRIRSIPTLVLFVDGHEVARQAGALTSPLQIQQWAKHYAERPKSAA, from the coding sequence GTGCACATCGTTTGCCCGCACTGCCACACCACCAACCGGGTGCAGCCCGACCAGCTGGGGCTGTCGCCCACCTGCGGCAGCTGCAAGCAGCGCCTCTTCACGGGGCATGCGGTGGCTCTCGACAGCGCCGCGTTCGACAAGCACGTCTCGCGCAGCCAGATCCCCGTGCTGGTGGACTTCTGGGCGTCGTGGTGCGGCCCGTGCCGCGCGATGGCGCCGGCGTATGAACAGGCCGCCGCGCGGCTGGAGCCGCACATGCGCCTGGCCAAGGTGGACACCGAGGCCGTGCCCGTCATCGCCCAGCGGTACCGCATCCGCAGCATTCCCACGCTGGTCCTGTTCGTGGACGGCCACGAGGTGGCGCGCCAGGCCGGCGCGCTGACGTCGCCGCTGCAAATCCAGCAGTGGGCGAAGCATTACGCCGAACGGCCCAAGAGCGCGGCCTGA
- a CDS encoding DUF1428 domain-containing protein, which yields MNYIDGMVCAVPTASKAAYLRYAQDLAALFKDHGALQVTDTWGDDVPEGKLTSFTMAVKREEGETVVFSWITWPSRAARDQGWQKLMADSRMEKFSKAMPFDGKRMIYGGFEVISQA from the coding sequence ATGAACTACATCGACGGCATGGTGTGCGCCGTGCCCACCGCCAGCAAGGCGGCCTACCTGCGTTACGCGCAGGACCTGGCGGCGCTCTTCAAGGACCACGGCGCCTTGCAGGTGACCGACACCTGGGGCGACGACGTGCCCGAAGGCAAGCTCACGTCGTTCACGATGGCCGTGAAGCGCGAGGAGGGCGAGACGGTCGTGTTCTCCTGGATCACCTGGCCGTCGCGCGCGGCGCGCGACCAGGGGTGGCAGAAGCTCATGGCCGACTCGCGCATGGAGAAGTTCTCCAAGGCCATGCCGTTCGACGGCAAGCGGATGATCTACGGCGGGTTCGAGGTGATCTCGCAGGCCTGA
- a CDS encoding ion transporter, producing the protein MTPGDESDLGRPPAGWRRRAYEVIFESETPAGRAFDKFIVAAILVSVAVVVADSVQEWSSRNRRLFDAAEWFFTILFTVEYIARVVSVEKPWRYVRSFYGIVDLLSVLPTYLAILFPETHALIDVRVLRLLRVFRIFRLTQYVEEYQMLGEALAASRRKILVFLSVVLMVVLVLGTLLYVVEGPEHGFKNIPTSVYWAVTTITTVGFGDITPKTDVGRFIASVMMLIGWGTLAVPTGIVTAEMTARRGIGVFRSRAGRCDKCGVGGHQADARFCRNCGASLPEPAGAE; encoded by the coding sequence ATGACCCCCGGCGACGAAAGCGACCTGGGCCGCCCGCCCGCCGGCTGGCGCCGCCGCGCCTACGAAGTCATCTTCGAATCGGAGACGCCCGCGGGCCGGGCCTTCGACAAGTTCATCGTCGCCGCCATCCTGGTCAGCGTGGCGGTCGTCGTGGCCGACAGCGTGCAGGAGTGGAGCAGCCGCAACCGCCGCCTGTTCGACGCCGCCGAGTGGTTCTTCACCATCCTCTTCACCGTCGAATACATCGCGCGCGTGGTCAGCGTGGAGAAGCCGTGGCGCTACGTGCGCAGCTTCTACGGCATCGTCGACCTGCTGTCGGTGCTGCCCACCTACCTGGCCATCCTCTTCCCGGAGACGCACGCGCTGATCGACGTGCGCGTGCTGCGGCTGCTGCGCGTGTTCCGCATCTTCCGGCTCACGCAGTACGTGGAGGAATACCAGATGCTCGGCGAGGCGCTGGCCGCCAGCCGCCGCAAGATCCTGGTGTTCCTGTCGGTCGTGCTGATGGTGGTGCTGGTGCTGGGCACGCTGCTGTATGTGGTGGAAGGGCCCGAGCACGGCTTCAAAAACATCCCCACGTCGGTGTACTGGGCGGTCACCACGATCACCACCGTGGGCTTCGGCGACATCACGCCCAAGACCGACGTGGGCCGCTTCATCGCGTCGGTGATGATGCTGATCGGGTGGGGCACGCTGGCGGTGCCCACGGGCATCGTCACCGCGGAGATGACGGCGCGGCGGGGCATTGGCGTGTTCCGCTCGCGCGCCGGGCGCTGCGACAAGTGCGGCGTGGGCGGACACCAGGCCGACGCGCGGTTTTGCCGCAACTGCGGCGCGTCGCTGCCTGAACCCGCCGGCGCGGAATGA
- a CDS encoding VanZ family protein yields the protein MNVFQRLPRRLLLAAFWLALVVIAVLALLPATMPLPSTGWDKANHTLAFAVLALLGSACWPSMNGRVLVALAAYGGAIEIAQTFTETRMGEWIDWLADVAGLAVAAAYLAWKHRRRRRRAAP from the coding sequence ATGAACGTGTTCCAGCGCCTGCCGCGGCGCCTGCTCCTGGCCGCCTTCTGGCTCGCCCTCGTCGTGATCGCGGTCCTCGCGCTGTTGCCCGCGACGATGCCCTTGCCGTCGACCGGCTGGGACAAGGCGAACCACACCCTCGCGTTCGCCGTGCTGGCATTGCTGGGCTCGGCCTGCTGGCCGTCGATGAACGGCCGCGTGCTGGTGGCGCTGGCGGCCTACGGCGGCGCGATCGAGATCGCGCAGACCTTTACCGAAACGCGCATGGGCGAATGGATCGACTGGCTGGCCGACGTGGCAGGCCTCGCCGTCGCGGCCGCGTACCTCGCCTGGAAACACCGTAGACGCCGGCGCCGCGCCGCGCCATGA
- a CDS encoding NAD(P)H-dependent flavin oxidoreductase, giving the protein MALATALTKLLKIEHPILLAPMDVVADARLTAAVSGAGGFGILGGGYGNGEWLARELPLLAASGQRFGVGFITWSLQKQEPLLDLVLEHRPAAVMLSFGDPASLVPRIHRAGALVICQVQTLAMAKEALAAGADILVAQGMEAGGHGAARGLFTLLPEVVDAAGKTPVVAAGGIADGRAMAAAMMLGASGVLMGTRFYATDESPAAAAAKERVCRAGGDDSVRSIVFDISRRNVWPAPFTGRCLRNAYLQRWLGREVELMQNIGAEADRYARARSDGDFDVAAVIAGEAAAFVKEVLPAATIVQRVAADAEALLGKRVAA; this is encoded by the coding sequence ATGGCCCTGGCGACCGCACTGACGAAGCTGCTCAAGATCGAGCACCCGATCCTCCTCGCGCCGATGGACGTCGTGGCCGATGCGCGGCTCACGGCGGCGGTCAGCGGCGCCGGCGGCTTCGGCATCCTGGGCGGCGGCTATGGCAACGGCGAATGGCTGGCGCGCGAACTGCCGCTGCTGGCCGCATCGGGCCAGCGCTTCGGCGTGGGCTTCATCACATGGAGCCTGCAGAAGCAGGAGCCGTTGCTGGACCTGGTGCTCGAGCACCGGCCCGCGGCCGTCATGCTCTCGTTCGGCGACCCCGCGTCACTGGTGCCGCGCATCCATCGCGCGGGCGCTCTCGTCATTTGCCAGGTGCAGACGCTCGCGATGGCGAAGGAGGCACTGGCCGCCGGCGCCGACATCCTCGTCGCGCAAGGCATGGAGGCGGGCGGGCACGGCGCCGCGCGCGGCCTGTTCACGCTGTTGCCCGAGGTCGTCGATGCGGCGGGCAAGACACCCGTGGTTGCGGCAGGCGGCATTGCCGACGGCCGTGCGATGGCCGCTGCCATGATGCTGGGCGCATCCGGCGTGCTGATGGGCACGCGCTTCTACGCGACCGATGAATCGCCCGCGGCGGCCGCCGCCAAGGAGCGCGTGTGCCGCGCCGGCGGCGACGACTCGGTGCGCAGCATCGTCTTCGACATCTCGCGGCGCAACGTGTGGCCCGCGCCGTTCACGGGGCGTTGCCTGCGCAACGCGTACCTGCAGCGCTGGCTGGGACGCGAGGTCGAATTGATGCAGAACATCGGCGCCGAGGCCGACCGCTATGCGCGCGCCCGCTCGGACGGCGACTTCGACGTCGCCGCCGTGATCGCGGGCGAAGCCGCCGCGTTCGTCAAGGAGGTGCTGCCTGCCGCGACGATCGTGCAACGCGTCGCAGCGGACGCCGAGGCGCTGCTCGGCAAGCGCGTCGCCGCCTAG